In Lotus japonicus ecotype B-129 chromosome 5, LjGifu_v1.2, one genomic interval encodes:
- the LOC130720695 gene encoding serpin-Z2A-like codes for MAMDLQKSKSNSIDAVLSFTKHVLSKEEYQEKNLVFSPLSLYAALSVMAAGADGLTLDELLSFLRFDSVDHLTTFFSQVLSPVLFSDDHLSFANGMWVDQSLSIFHSFKQLVSTHYKATLASLDFQTKGDEVLPEVDSWVEKETNGHITDLVPPEAVTNSTRFIFANALRFNDETDKLSSKSGFFKGKLPRKKKPVRCLRIPKFSISSTFQASDMLKKVGVLSPFSPQDADFTKMVEVNSTSDKLYVENIFHKVSIQVTEQGTEATAATVGIGRAPTGGFEPPPSRRIDFVADHPFLFLIREDFTGTILFIGQVLNPRH; via the exons ATGGCGATGGATCtccaaaaatcaaaatcaaattcaaTCGACGCTGTTTTGAGCTTCACAAAACATGTATTATCTAAAGAAGAATATCAGGAGAAGAACCTTGTCTTCTCGCCCTTGTCTCTGTACGCTGCTCTTAGCGTCATGGCCGCCGGTGCAGATGGCCTCACACTCGACGAGCTTCTTTCATTCCTCCGATTTGACTCCGTCGACCATCTCACCACCTTCTTCTCTCAGGTCCTCTCCCCTGTGTTGTTCTCCGACGACCATCTCTCTTTTGCTAATGGAATGTGGGTTGATCAATCACTTTCCATTTTCCATTCTTTTAAACAACTTGTCTCCACTCATTACAAGGCCACTCTAGCCTCACTTGATTTTCAGACTAAGGGTGATGAAGTGCTCCCTGAAGTGGATTCATGGGTTGAAAAAGAGACTAATGGCCATATTACAGACCTTGTTCCTCCCGAAGCAGTAACCAACTCAACTAGGTTTATCTTTGCAAATGCACTGCGCTTCAATG ATGAAACAGATAAGTTGTCTTCAAAATCTGGTTTCTTCAAAGGCAAACTTCCTCGCAAAAAAAAGCCAGTACGATGCCTCAGAATTCCAAAATTCAGTATTTCTTCTACTTTTCAAGCTTCAGATATGCTCAAGAAGGTTGGAGTGCTTTCACCTTTCTCTCCTCAGGATGCCGATTTTACAAAAATGGTGGAGGTGAATTCTACTTCTGATAAATTATACGTGGAAAACATATTTCATAAAGTTTCTATTCAAGTGACTGAACAAGGCACTGAGGCAACAGCAGCTACGGTGGGGATTGGACGGGCACCAACAGGTGGTTTTGAGCCACCACCTTCTCGACGTATAGACTTTGTAGCTGACCACCCTTTCCTCTTCTTGATCCGAGAAGATTTCACCGGAACAATCCTTTTCATTGGGCAGGTTCTCAATCCCCGTCATTGA